A window of the Anaerobranca gottschalkii DSM 13577 genome harbors these coding sequences:
- a CDS encoding RNA polymerase sigma factor has product MFYGFSAPADFKNLKFKELRKMKIKYHFNTETIEIEVSEEWGEILVKLDRQEYNINHKETRRHTLLDAMKYEGEIFASNTDIAAEYLRTQENETLLKAIDSLLPQQKELVRRVYFNNESLASIAREEGVSKRAISNRMKKIHEKLKKFLS; this is encoded by the coding sequence TTGTTCTACGGATTTTCGGCTCCTGCGGATTTCAAAAATCTGAAATTCAAGGAGCTGAGAAAAATGAAAATCAAATATCACTTCAACACTGAAACCATTGAAATTGAAGTATCTGAAGAGTGGGGAGAAATTCTGGTCAAACTTGACCGCCAGGAATACAACATTAACCATAAAGAGACTCGCCGACATACATTACTTGATGCAATGAAATATGAGGGAGAGATTTTCGCAAGCAATACCGACATTGCCGCAGAGTACTTAAGGACTCAAGAAAATGAGACATTGCTAAAAGCCATCGATAGTCTTCTCCCACAGCAAAAAGAACTGGTACGAAGGGTCTACTTCAATAATGAATCCCTTGCTTCAATAGCACGAGAAGAAGGGGTCAGTAAGAGGGCTATTTCAAACCGTATGAAGAAGATTCATGAAAAACTAAAAAAATTTTTGAGTTAG